One Chanodichthys erythropterus isolate Z2021 chromosome 10, ASM2448905v1, whole genome shotgun sequence DNA segment encodes these proteins:
- the eps8l3a gene encoding epidermal growth factor receptor kinase substrate 8-like protein 3 isoform X3, with amino-acid sequence MRRTRSCRVYPDPTLNQYTHLFTFELDGQQVCDVDDCLERLKYMDATGSVWGQDMILEVRDRALLLMDIESQEVLESWPLSSVLDLKAVLDESPYDSLLTVSIQERGSRAVSVFLFQSESLRADFLKKDLERLLQNKRDDQRQSNVSKVGNAMQRNSRRTSPPSEQILQRPPPEQWAAPDYAHCLCCPDESPAPTPPTSRNNSAYMKVVAPPPHIEKTPQRPVPPPQRPYTERERNVDILNHLINDIEAFMDRLTAVAPKKDKKKKKKKKVVKGMPSDEEFTVCLQKIKMAFNLLASLKGKIENPSSAELAHCLFSILDLIVHHCNEDLPPSIVAPLFEPECILFLSEEATAEEDHLWQSLGDAWNIPSTKWPEDDEDIPTFTPVFDDGWEPPAIRNPEPSNRNPEQSIRNPEPSIRNPEPTNTNTSSREPPRQSMTRQMSNKLPQEDQESSEDLPVSYMKAVFDFSARNARELSISKGEELQLLDMSKQWWKVKNQRGQIGYVPNNMLQLPQQEPKPETPSAPGLTKKSRPEEVRAWLEHKGFSKITVRCLGGITGSMLLGMTRDELKTVCPEEGGRVFYQLQNIKSALAMASEVRPLI; translated from the exons ATGAGACGTACGCGGAGCTGTCGGGTTTATCCAGACCCAACGCTAAATCAATATACC CATCTGTTCACCTTTGAGCTGGATGGGCAGCAGGTGTGTGACGTGGACGACTGTCTGGAGCGGCTGAAGTACATGGACGCCACGGGCAGCGTATGGGGTCAGGACATGATCCTGGAGGTGCGGGACAGAGCGCTGCTGCTCATGGACATCGAGAGCCAG GAGGTGTTGGAGTCGTGGCCCCTGAGCAGTGTTCTGGATCTGAAGGCTGTTCTGGACGAGAGCCCATATGACTCTCTCCTGACCGTCTCTATCCAGGAGCGAGGCAGTCGGGCCGTCAGCGTCTTCCTGTTCCAGAGCGAGTCTCTCAGG GCagattttctgaagaaagacCTGGAGCGGCTTCTGCAGAACAAAAGGGATGATCAAAGACAGAGTAACGTCAG TAAAGTAGGAAACGCCATGCAGAGAAACTCACGAAGAACCTCACCTCCATCTGAGCAGATTCTTCAGAGACCTCCTCCAGAACAGTGGGCCGCTCCGGATTATG CACACTGTTTGTGCTGTCCAGATGAGAGTCCCGCCCCGACCCCACCCACCTCCAGAAATAACTCCGCCTATATGAAGGTAGTAGCCCCGCCCCCTCACATAGAAAAGACGCCCCAGAGACCGGTCccgccccctcagaggccatacacagagagagagaggaacgTG GACATCCTGAATCATCTCATTAACGACATAGAAGCGTTCATGGACAGACTGACAGCCGTCGCTCCTAAAAaggacaaaaagaaaaagaagaaaaagaaag TTGTGAAGGGGATGCCGTCAGATGAAGAGTTCACAGTCTGTCTGCAGAAAATCAAGATGGCCTTTAACCTGCTG GCCAGTCTGAAGGGAAAGATTGAAAACCCCAGCTCTGCTGAACTCGCACACTGTCTGTTCTCTATACTGGACCTG atagTGCATCACTGTAACGAGGATCTCCCACCGTCTATCGTGGCTCCTCTCTTTGAGCCGGAGTGTATCCTCTTCCTCAGTGAGGAGGCCACGGCGGAGGAGGATCATCTGTGGCAGTCGCTGGGAGACGCCTGGAACATCCCCAG CACCAAGTGGCCGGAGGATGATGAAGATATTCCCACGTTCACGCCGGTGTTTGATGATGGCTGGGAGCCGCCGGCCATTAGAAACCCAGAGCCGTCCAATAGAAACCCAGAGCAGTCCATTAGAAACCCAGAGCCGTCCATTAGAAACCCAGAGCCTACCAACACAAACACCAGCAGCCGAGAACCACCGCGACAATCCATGACACGACAAATG AGCAACAAATTACCCCAGGAAGATCAGGAAAG CTCTGAGGACTTGCCGGTGAGCTACATGAAAGCGGTGTTTGATTTTTCAGCACGTAACGCGCGTGAACTCAGCATCAGTAAAGGTGAAGAACTACAG tTGTTGGACATGTCTAAGCAGTGGTGGAAGGTGAAGAATCAGAGGGGGCAGATCGGTTACGTCCCCAACAACATGCTTCAGCTTCCGCAGCAGGAGCCGAAACCT GAAACTCCATCTGCACCTGGACTCACCAAAAAATCCCGTCCGGAGGAGGTCCGAGCCTGGCTGGAGCACAAAGGCTTCAGTAAAAT TACGGTCCGGTGTTTAGGGGGCATCACCGGCTCCATGCTGCTGGGAATGACTCGTGACGAGCTCAAGACTGTTTGTCCAGAGGAGGGCGGACGCGTTTTCTACCAGCTCCAGAACATCAAATCGGCCCTTGCG ATGGCCAGTGAAGTGAGACCATTGATCTGA
- the eps8l3a gene encoding epidermal growth factor receptor kinase substrate 8-like protein 3 isoform X2, with product MLQGSSPFGWSSGYPDSLRSSVTGADETYAELSGLSRPNAKSIYHQRKEYAQSINRQMHQFQHRVEHLFTFELDGQQVCDVDDCLERLKYMDATGSVWGQDMILEVRDRALLLMDIESQEVLESWPLSSVLDLKAVLDESPYDSLLTVSIQERGSRAVSVFLFQSESLRADFLKKDLERLLQNKRDDQRQSNVSKVGNAMQRNSRRTSPPSEQILQRPPPEQWAAPDYDESPAPTPPTSRNNSAYMKVVAPPPHIEKTPQRPVPPPQRPYTERERNVDILNHLINDIEAFMDRLTAVAPKKDKKKKKKKKVVKGMPSDEEFTVCLQKIKMAFNLLASLKGKIENPSSAELAHCLFSILDLIVHHCNEDLPPSIVAPLFEPECILFLSEEATAEEDHLWQSLGDAWNIPSTKWPEDDEDIPTFTPVFDDGWEPPAIRNPEPSNRNPEQSIRNPEPSIRNPEPTNTNTSSREPPRQSMTRQMSNKLPQEDQESSEDLPVSYMKAVFDFSARNARELSISKGEELQLLDMSKQWWKVKNQRGQIGYVPNNMLQLPQQEPKPETPSAPGLTKKSRPEEVRAWLEHKGFSKITVRCLGGITGSMLLGMTRDELKTVCPEEGGRVFYQLQNIKSALAMASEVRPLI from the exons ATGCTGCAGGGTTCGAGCCCGTTCGGCTGGTCCAGCGGTTACCCAGATTCGCTGCGGTCCAG CGTGACGGGGGCAGATGAGACGTACGCGGAGCTGTCGGGTTTATCCAGACCCAACGCTAAATCAATATACC ATCAGAGGAAGGAATACGCTCAGTCCATTAACAGACAGATGCATCAGTTCCAGCACCGAGTGGAG CATCTGTTCACCTTTGAGCTGGATGGGCAGCAGGTGTGTGACGTGGACGACTGTCTGGAGCGGCTGAAGTACATGGACGCCACGGGCAGCGTATGGGGTCAGGACATGATCCTGGAGGTGCGGGACAGAGCGCTGCTGCTCATGGACATCGAGAGCCAG GAGGTGTTGGAGTCGTGGCCCCTGAGCAGTGTTCTGGATCTGAAGGCTGTTCTGGACGAGAGCCCATATGACTCTCTCCTGACCGTCTCTATCCAGGAGCGAGGCAGTCGGGCCGTCAGCGTCTTCCTGTTCCAGAGCGAGTCTCTCAGG GCagattttctgaagaaagacCTGGAGCGGCTTCTGCAGAACAAAAGGGATGATCAAAGACAGAGTAACGTCAG TAAAGTAGGAAACGCCATGCAGAGAAACTCACGAAGAACCTCACCTCCATCTGAGCAGATTCTTCAGAGACCTCCTCCAGAACAGTGGGCCGCTCCGGATTATG ATGAGAGTCCCGCCCCGACCCCACCCACCTCCAGAAATAACTCCGCCTATATGAAGGTAGTAGCCCCGCCCCCTCACATAGAAAAGACGCCCCAGAGACCGGTCccgccccctcagaggccatacacagagagagagaggaacgTG GACATCCTGAATCATCTCATTAACGACATAGAAGCGTTCATGGACAGACTGACAGCCGTCGCTCCTAAAAaggacaaaaagaaaaagaagaaaaagaaag TTGTGAAGGGGATGCCGTCAGATGAAGAGTTCACAGTCTGTCTGCAGAAAATCAAGATGGCCTTTAACCTGCTG GCCAGTCTGAAGGGAAAGATTGAAAACCCCAGCTCTGCTGAACTCGCACACTGTCTGTTCTCTATACTGGACCTG atagTGCATCACTGTAACGAGGATCTCCCACCGTCTATCGTGGCTCCTCTCTTTGAGCCGGAGTGTATCCTCTTCCTCAGTGAGGAGGCCACGGCGGAGGAGGATCATCTGTGGCAGTCGCTGGGAGACGCCTGGAACATCCCCAG CACCAAGTGGCCGGAGGATGATGAAGATATTCCCACGTTCACGCCGGTGTTTGATGATGGCTGGGAGCCGCCGGCCATTAGAAACCCAGAGCCGTCCAATAGAAACCCAGAGCAGTCCATTAGAAACCCAGAGCCGTCCATTAGAAACCCAGAGCCTACCAACACAAACACCAGCAGCCGAGAACCACCGCGACAATCCATGACACGACAAATG AGCAACAAATTACCCCAGGAAGATCAGGAAAG CTCTGAGGACTTGCCGGTGAGCTACATGAAAGCGGTGTTTGATTTTTCAGCACGTAACGCGCGTGAACTCAGCATCAGTAAAGGTGAAGAACTACAG tTGTTGGACATGTCTAAGCAGTGGTGGAAGGTGAAGAATCAGAGGGGGCAGATCGGTTACGTCCCCAACAACATGCTTCAGCTTCCGCAGCAGGAGCCGAAACCT GAAACTCCATCTGCACCTGGACTCACCAAAAAATCCCGTCCGGAGGAGGTCCGAGCCTGGCTGGAGCACAAAGGCTTCAGTAAAAT TACGGTCCGGTGTTTAGGGGGCATCACCGGCTCCATGCTGCTGGGAATGACTCGTGACGAGCTCAAGACTGTTTGTCCAGAGGAGGGCGGACGCGTTTTCTACCAGCTCCAGAACATCAAATCGGCCCTTGCG ATGGCCAGTGAAGTGAGACCATTGATCTGA
- the eps8l3a gene encoding epidermal growth factor receptor kinase substrate 8-like protein 3 isoform X1, translating into MLQGSSPFGWSSGYPDSLRSSVTGADETYAELSGLSRPNAKSIYHQRKEYAQSINRQMHQFQHRVEHLFTFELDGQQVCDVDDCLERLKYMDATGSVWGQDMILEVRDRALLLMDIESQEVLESWPLSSVLDLKAVLDESPYDSLLTVSIQERGSRAVSVFLFQSESLRADFLKKDLERLLQNKRDDQRQSNVSKVGNAMQRNSRRTSPPSEQILQRPPPEQWAAPDYAHCLCCPDESPAPTPPTSRNNSAYMKVVAPPPHIEKTPQRPVPPPQRPYTERERNVDILNHLINDIEAFMDRLTAVAPKKDKKKKKKKKVVKGMPSDEEFTVCLQKIKMAFNLLASLKGKIENPSSAELAHCLFSILDLIVHHCNEDLPPSIVAPLFEPECILFLSEEATAEEDHLWQSLGDAWNIPSTKWPEDDEDIPTFTPVFDDGWEPPAIRNPEPSNRNPEQSIRNPEPSIRNPEPTNTNTSSREPPRQSMTRQMSNKLPQEDQESSEDLPVSYMKAVFDFSARNARELSISKGEELQLLDMSKQWWKVKNQRGQIGYVPNNMLQLPQQEPKPETPSAPGLTKKSRPEEVRAWLEHKGFSKITVRCLGGITGSMLLGMTRDELKTVCPEEGGRVFYQLQNIKSALAMASEVRPLI; encoded by the exons ATGCTGCAGGGTTCGAGCCCGTTCGGCTGGTCCAGCGGTTACCCAGATTCGCTGCGGTCCAG CGTGACGGGGGCAGATGAGACGTACGCGGAGCTGTCGGGTTTATCCAGACCCAACGCTAAATCAATATACC ATCAGAGGAAGGAATACGCTCAGTCCATTAACAGACAGATGCATCAGTTCCAGCACCGAGTGGAG CATCTGTTCACCTTTGAGCTGGATGGGCAGCAGGTGTGTGACGTGGACGACTGTCTGGAGCGGCTGAAGTACATGGACGCCACGGGCAGCGTATGGGGTCAGGACATGATCCTGGAGGTGCGGGACAGAGCGCTGCTGCTCATGGACATCGAGAGCCAG GAGGTGTTGGAGTCGTGGCCCCTGAGCAGTGTTCTGGATCTGAAGGCTGTTCTGGACGAGAGCCCATATGACTCTCTCCTGACCGTCTCTATCCAGGAGCGAGGCAGTCGGGCCGTCAGCGTCTTCCTGTTCCAGAGCGAGTCTCTCAGG GCagattttctgaagaaagacCTGGAGCGGCTTCTGCAGAACAAAAGGGATGATCAAAGACAGAGTAACGTCAG TAAAGTAGGAAACGCCATGCAGAGAAACTCACGAAGAACCTCACCTCCATCTGAGCAGATTCTTCAGAGACCTCCTCCAGAACAGTGGGCCGCTCCGGATTATG CACACTGTTTGTGCTGTCCAGATGAGAGTCCCGCCCCGACCCCACCCACCTCCAGAAATAACTCCGCCTATATGAAGGTAGTAGCCCCGCCCCCTCACATAGAAAAGACGCCCCAGAGACCGGTCccgccccctcagaggccatacacagagagagagaggaacgTG GACATCCTGAATCATCTCATTAACGACATAGAAGCGTTCATGGACAGACTGACAGCCGTCGCTCCTAAAAaggacaaaaagaaaaagaagaaaaagaaag TTGTGAAGGGGATGCCGTCAGATGAAGAGTTCACAGTCTGTCTGCAGAAAATCAAGATGGCCTTTAACCTGCTG GCCAGTCTGAAGGGAAAGATTGAAAACCCCAGCTCTGCTGAACTCGCACACTGTCTGTTCTCTATACTGGACCTG atagTGCATCACTGTAACGAGGATCTCCCACCGTCTATCGTGGCTCCTCTCTTTGAGCCGGAGTGTATCCTCTTCCTCAGTGAGGAGGCCACGGCGGAGGAGGATCATCTGTGGCAGTCGCTGGGAGACGCCTGGAACATCCCCAG CACCAAGTGGCCGGAGGATGATGAAGATATTCCCACGTTCACGCCGGTGTTTGATGATGGCTGGGAGCCGCCGGCCATTAGAAACCCAGAGCCGTCCAATAGAAACCCAGAGCAGTCCATTAGAAACCCAGAGCCGTCCATTAGAAACCCAGAGCCTACCAACACAAACACCAGCAGCCGAGAACCACCGCGACAATCCATGACACGACAAATG AGCAACAAATTACCCCAGGAAGATCAGGAAAG CTCTGAGGACTTGCCGGTGAGCTACATGAAAGCGGTGTTTGATTTTTCAGCACGTAACGCGCGTGAACTCAGCATCAGTAAAGGTGAAGAACTACAG tTGTTGGACATGTCTAAGCAGTGGTGGAAGGTGAAGAATCAGAGGGGGCAGATCGGTTACGTCCCCAACAACATGCTTCAGCTTCCGCAGCAGGAGCCGAAACCT GAAACTCCATCTGCACCTGGACTCACCAAAAAATCCCGTCCGGAGGAGGTCCGAGCCTGGCTGGAGCACAAAGGCTTCAGTAAAAT TACGGTCCGGTGTTTAGGGGGCATCACCGGCTCCATGCTGCTGGGAATGACTCGTGACGAGCTCAAGACTGTTTGTCCAGAGGAGGGCGGACGCGTTTTCTACCAGCTCCAGAACATCAAATCGGCCCTTGCG ATGGCCAGTGAAGTGAGACCATTGATCTGA